The Rissa tridactyla isolate bRisTri1 chromosome 6, bRisTri1.patW.cur.20221130, whole genome shotgun sequence genome includes a region encoding these proteins:
- the DHX32 gene encoding putative pre-mRNA-splicing factor ATP-dependent RNA helicase DHX32, whose translation MEFLTFSPEIHCFSELLDCSDGDEEEILVCGEDLELNPFDGLPYSSRYYKLMKEREELPVWKEKYTFMESLLHNQIVIVSGDAKTGKSSQIPQWCAEYCLSVHYQHGVVVCTQVHKQTAVWLALRVADEMDVNIGHEVGYFVPFESCCTTETILRYCTDDMLQREMMSAPLLTYYGVIVLDDVHERTVATDALLGLLKDVLISRPELRLVILTAPHMSSELQNYYGNVPFIRVENKHHAEVVYSCSVQKDHFLSALRLLFEIHHTKEKGDIVIFLACEQEIEKAYQMIRQEQSNLNPDLGELIPVPLYPTKQDLIPKPNQDKQKCCKTYRRKVLLTTSFGESLIWIKNVTFVIDVGVERRKVYNPRIRADSVITQPISKSQAEMHKQILGMSSSGKLFCLYPEEFTYKEMKLHLPAKIQESKLTSMVLFLKRMAIAGLGRCDFISRPAPESLMQALEDLDYLAALDNDGNLSEFGIIMSEFPLDPQLSKSILASCEFECVDEMLTIAAMVTAPNCFLHAPPGTEEIALTCWRKFSHPAGDHFTLINVFNAFKEASANSTSQYYSNEKWCRDYFLSCSALRMAEIIRAELVEIMKRIELPISEPDFGSKENILSIKKSLLSGYFMHIARDVDGSGNYLMLTHRQVAQLHPFSSYYNTRKIPEWVLFHEFSISEDNSIRVVSEISPDLFMELVPQYYFSNLPPSESKDILQEVINHLSPVSTMKEEQKTNNDSKENEKFPQTSTEQRCIIQ comes from the exons ATGGAGTTTTTAACGTTTTCTCCAGAGATCCACTGCTTTTCAGAATTACTTGACTGCAGCGATGGTGATGAAGAGGAAATACTGGTATGCGGAGAAGATTTAGAGCTTAATCCTTTTGACGGCTTGCCTTACTCTTCCCGGTATTATAAActtatgaaagaaagagaagaacttCCAGTATGGAAAGAGAAATATACTTTTATGGAAAGTTTGCTTCATAATCAAATCGTGATCGTGTCAGGAGATGCTAAGACTGGCAAGAGCTCCCAG ATTCCTCAGTGGTGTGCTGAGTATTGCCTTTCTGTCCACTATCAACACGGCGTAGTCGTATGCACCCAGGTCCACAAGCAGACAGCGGTGTGGCTGGCACTGCGCGTAGCTGATGAAATGGATGTCAACATCGGCCACGAAGTGGGGTATTTTGTCCCATTTGAAAGCTGCTGTACAACAGAAACCATCCTGAG ATACTGTACAGATGATATGCTACAAAGGGAAATGATGTCTGCTCCTCTTCTGACCTATTATGGCGTTATCGTCTTGGATGATGTGCATGAAAGAACTGTTGCAACAGATGCGTTACTTGGCCTTCTTAAAGATGTCTTGATATCAAGACCAGAACTGAGGCTGGTGATACTCACTGCGCCTCATATGTCCAGCGAACTGCAGAATTATTACGGCAACGTCCCCTTCATAAGGGTGGAAAACAAACACCACGCAGAGGTTGTATACTCTTGCAGCGTTCAGAAAGACCACTTTCTGTCTGCACTAAGACTGCTCTTTGAGATACACCATACAAAAGAGAAGGGTGACATTGTGATCTTTCTAGCATGTGAACAA GAAATTGAAAAAGCTTACCAAATGATCAGACAGGAACAGTCTAATTTAAATCCTGACCTTGGAGAACTCATCCCAGTTCCTTTATACCCCACAAAACAAGACCTAATTCCCAAACCAAATCAAGACaaacagaaatgctgcaaaacatacagaagaaaagtGCTACTCACCACAAGCTTTGGAGAATCTTTGATTTGGATTAAAAATGTAACCTTTGTCATTGATGTTGGTGTTGAAAGGAGAAAG GTGTACAATCCTAGAATCAGAGCAGACTCTGTTATAACGCAGCCTATCAGCAAAAGTCAAGCAGAGATGCATAAACAAATTCTGGGCATGTCTTCATCAG GAAAACTTTTCTGCTTGTATCCTGAAGAATTTACGTACAAAGAAATGAAACTGCATCTACCAGCCAAAATCCAGGAATCAAAGCTAACCAGCATGGTTCTCTTCCTGAAGAGGATGGCTATAGCAGGCTTAGGACGCTGTGACTTCATAAGCAGGCCAG cTCCTGAAAGCCTGATGCAGGCTTTGGAAGATCTCGATTATCTAGCAGCCCTGGACAATGATGGAAACCTTTCTGAATTTGGAATTATTATGTCAGAATTTCCCCTGGATCCACAACTGTCAAAGTCAATTCTGGCTTCGTGTGAATTTGAGTGCGTTGATGAAATGCTCACCATTGCGGCCATGGTAACAG ctCCTAATTGCTTCTTACACGCACCTCCTGGAACAGAAGAGATTGCTCTCACTTGCTGGCGAAAATTCTCACACCCTGCAGGAGATCACTTTACTCTTATCAATGTCTTCAACGCCTTCAAGGAAGCCAGTGCAAACTCCACAAGCCAAT ACTACAGTAATGAGAAATGGTGTCGTGATTATTTTCTAAGCTGTTCTGCACTGAGGATGGCAGAAATTATCAGAGCCGAACTAGTAGAGATTATGAAGCGTATTGAACTTCCCATTTCAGAACCGGACTTTGGATCAAAAGAAAATATACTAAGCATTAAGAAATCTCTCTTATCTGGTTACTTTATGCAC attgcTCGTGATGTAGATGGCTCAGGTAACTACTTAATGCTAACACACAGACAAGTGGCCCAGCTTCATCCTTTCTCATCATATTATAACACCAGAAAGATTCCTGAATGGGTTTTATTCCACGAGTTTAGTATATCAGAAGACAATTCCATCAGAGTCGTCTCTGAGATATCACCTGATCT